From Thermus tengchongensis, one genomic window encodes:
- a CDS encoding redox-sensing transcriptional repressor Rex gives MKVPSAAISRLVTYLRILEELEAKGVHRTSSEQLAEEAQVTAFQVRKDLSYFGSYGTRGVGYTVPVLKRELRHILGLNRKWGLCIVGMGRLGSALADYPGFGESFELRGFFDVDPEKIGRRVRNGVVEPMDLLPQRVPGRIEIALLTVPREAAQEAADRLVAAGIKGILNFAPTVLEVPKEVAVENVDFLAGLARLSFAILNPKWREEMMG, from the coding sequence ATGAAGGTTCCCAGTGCAGCCATCAGCCGGTTGGTCACGTACCTGCGCATCCTGGAGGAGCTGGAGGCCAAGGGGGTTCACCGCACCAGCTCCGAGCAGCTGGCGGAGGAGGCCCAGGTCACGGCGTTTCAGGTACGGAAGGACCTTTCCTACTTCGGTTCCTACGGCACCCGGGGGGTGGGCTACACGGTGCCCGTGCTCAAGCGGGAACTCCGCCACATCCTGGGCCTGAACCGAAAGTGGGGCCTGTGCATCGTGGGTATGGGCCGTCTGGGTAGCGCTTTGGCCGACTACCCCGGGTTTGGAGAAAGCTTTGAGCTGCGGGGATTCTTTGACGTGGATCCGGAGAAGATTGGCCGCCGGGTGAGGAATGGGGTGGTGGAGCCCATGGACCTCCTTCCCCAAAGGGTGCCCGGCCGCATAGAGATCGCCCTCCTCACCGTGCCCCGGGAGGCGGCCCAGGAGGCCGCCGATCGCTTGGTGGCCGCGGGGATCAAGGGCATCCTGAACTTCGCCCCCACGGTGCTGGAGGTGCCCAAGGAGGTGGCGGTGGAGAACGTGGACTTTTTAGCGGGCCTGGCCCGGCTCAGTTTTGCTATACTGAATCCCAAATGGCGAGAGGAGATGATGGGGTGA
- a CDS encoding polyprenyl synthetase family protein: protein MTVLPDLEAPLLRFEEALSELVQSDVLFVRLIHQDLVTAGGKRIRPRLVFLVSRALGGAPFEMELALAVELLHSATLLHDDLIDDAETRRGKEAAFRRYGNAVSVLSGDFLLSRLLHVIAKTGRMELVERFAQVAKTLSEGEVLQFQVTALEDYSLENYERIITAKTAVLMELCTEGPALLKGVDGEVRQALARFGLLYGQAFQMRDDYLDLMGTPEALGKPVGGDLREGKATLITLLLMERFPEVREVLRRKGREPGDLERLRALARESGVAEEVERVIRERARLAVEALRPLPDSPYKEALRSLALKEAERLA, encoded by the coding sequence GTGACGGTCCTTCCCGACCTCGAGGCCCCCCTCCTCCGCTTTGAGGAGGCCCTTTCCGAGCTGGTCCAGTCCGACGTCCTCTTCGTGCGCCTCATCCACCAGGACCTGGTAACCGCAGGGGGGAAGCGCATCCGCCCCCGGCTGGTCTTCCTGGTCTCGAGGGCCCTCGGGGGGGCACCCTTTGAGATGGAGCTGGCCCTGGCGGTGGAGCTTCTCCACTCCGCCACCCTGCTCCACGACGACCTCATCGACGACGCGGAGACCCGCAGGGGCAAAGAGGCGGCCTTCCGCCGCTACGGGAACGCGGTTTCGGTGCTCTCCGGGGACTTCCTCCTCTCCCGCCTCCTCCACGTGATCGCCAAGACCGGGCGCATGGAGCTGGTGGAGCGCTTCGCCCAGGTGGCCAAGACCCTGTCGGAAGGAGAGGTCCTGCAGTTCCAGGTGACGGCTTTGGAGGACTACTCCCTGGAGAACTACGAGCGCATCATCACCGCCAAGACGGCGGTGCTCATGGAACTCTGCACGGAGGGCCCCGCCCTCCTCAAGGGCGTGGATGGGGAGGTGCGCCAGGCCCTGGCCCGCTTTGGCCTCCTCTATGGGCAGGCCTTCCAGATGCGGGACGATTACCTGGACCTCATGGGCACCCCTGAGGCCTTGGGCAAACCGGTGGGGGGGGACCTTAGGGAGGGCAAGGCCACCCTCATCACCCTCCTTCTCATGGAGCGCTTCCCCGAGGTGCGGGAGGTCCTGCGCCGCAAGGGGCGGGAGCCGGGGGACCTGGAGCGCCTCCGCGCCCTGGCCCGGGAAAGCGGGGTGGCGGAGGAGGTGGAAAGGGTCATCCGCGAACGGGCCCGCCTGGCCGTAGAGGCGCTCAGGCCCCTTCCCGACTCCCCCTACAAGGAGGCGCTGCGGAGCCTGGCCCTGAAGGAAGCCGAGCGGTTGGCCTAG
- a CDS encoding Ig-like domain-containing protein encodes MKLRLAFAVGVVAFLALLGGCANWSGQGPASGSVSLSVGIEKPRADAPTNSRQLVVKATATGGRIDRVEVEYQGPQTGKVSLSPQTGSWLGDLPGALPSGSYTLTAKAYSGSQVKDSVPVKFTLDVDPPTVQFLAPSLSVLGSGSVEVRVRATDALSGVLGVQLYAGTRLLGDMTPTPSSEYVFSLDASSLASGSVSLRAVAKDGAGNQGEATLAITVDKTPPTVTWLEPADGAVVSGTVPLRVEATDNVGVAKVEFFAGSTKIGEDNSAPYEISWNTAAYPDGPVTLKARAVDGAGNASEATLTVTVANAPEIVWLSPTPNQKLAGAVELRAEVRARRAVDRVEFYFGDTPETLVKIPGFGSVDPSGVVYTLSWDVLRVSPGSYLLKAVVVDVSGSRGEATIPVEVTSTFEIFSPKDGDQVGPGAQRQIVAVTVGVNGTLPAGVSVSRVEIYINGQSVGNATAQTAGDGSQIYVYDWDTAVAVPGHDPTASGDRVITARVYYTGGDTFTNGVRLSYLP; translated from the coding sequence ATGAAGTTGCGCCTGGCGTTTGCGGTGGGGGTTGTGGCCTTCTTGGCTCTTCTTGGGGGGTGCGCAAATTGGTCAGGCCAAGGCCCTGCCTCCGGCTCGGTTTCTCTTTCCGTGGGTATTGAAAAGCCCCGCGCAGATGCGCCAACTAACTCTAGACAACTTGTGGTGAAGGCTACGGCTACAGGCGGTCGCATAGACCGGGTTGAAGTGGAGTACCAAGGGCCTCAAACAGGCAAGGTATCCCTATCTCCTCAAACCGGTTCTTGGCTGGGTGATCTTCCAGGTGCGTTGCCTTCTGGTAGTTACACACTAACCGCAAAAGCCTACTCCGGGTCTCAAGTAAAGGACAGCGTCCCGGTGAAGTTTACGTTGGATGTGGACCCTCCTACCGTTCAGTTCCTTGCCCCCAGCTTGTCTGTTTTGGGGTCGGGATCTGTTGAGGTGCGGGTAAGGGCCACCGACGCTTTGTCTGGAGTGCTTGGAGTCCAGCTTTATGCGGGAACCCGGCTTTTGGGGGATATGACTCCCACCCCCTCTAGTGAGTACGTATTTAGCCTTGATGCATCTTCCCTGGCTTCAGGATCTGTGAGCTTGCGTGCCGTTGCTAAGGATGGTGCGGGCAACCAAGGCGAGGCCACTTTAGCGATCACGGTGGACAAGACGCCGCCCACGGTGACGTGGCTTGAGCCTGCGGACGGGGCGGTGGTGTCTGGGACTGTGCCCTTGCGGGTGGAGGCCACGGACAACGTGGGCGTGGCGAAGGTGGAGTTCTTCGCCGGGTCCACGAAGATTGGGGAGGACAACTCTGCGCCGTACGAGATCAGCTGGAACACGGCGGCGTACCCTGACGGACCGGTGACGCTGAAGGCGCGGGCGGTGGACGGTGCGGGGAACGCCAGCGAGGCCACGCTTACGGTGACGGTGGCGAATGCTCCGGAGATTGTCTGGCTTAGCCCCACCCCGAACCAGAAGCTGGCCGGGGCGGTAGAGCTTCGGGCGGAGGTGCGGGCGCGCCGTGCGGTGGATCGGGTGGAGTTCTACTTCGGGGATACTCCGGAGACCTTGGTGAAGATTCCCGGCTTCGGCTCGGTTGACCCAAGCGGGGTAGTTTACACCCTCTCTTGGGATGTGCTGCGGGTGAGCCCGGGTTCTTACTTACTCAAGGCAGTAGTGGTGGACGTATCCGGGTCTAGGGGTGAAGCCACGATACCGGTGGAGGTGACTTCTACCTTTGAGATTTTCTCCCCTAAGGACGGTGACCAGGTTGGGCCGGGTGCACAACGTCAGATCGTGGCCGTCACCGTGGGGGTAAACGGTACCCTGCCCGCTGGGGTCAGCGTCAGCCGAGTGGAAATCTACATCAACGGCCAAAGCGTGGGGAACGCCACCGCCCAAACAGCCGGAGATGGTTCGCAGATCTACGTGTATGACTGGGATACCGCCGTGGCCGTGCCCGGCCATGATCCCACGGCTTCCGGCGATCGGGTGATCACCGCACGGGTGTACTACACGGGAGGGGACACCTTCACCAACGGGGTGCGGCTCTCGTACCTACCCTGA